In one window of Nocardioides panacisoli DNA:
- the glp gene encoding gephyrin-like molybdotransferase Glp: MADSVAAHRARVLGALGPVPTVAVPLAAAAGCVTAADAVAALAVPRFDNAAMDGYAVRARDVAGPATLPVAGVVAAGAAWEGPLPEGAAVRIMTGAPVPADADAVVPFEWTDRGADRVRIDRAVAADQHVRRAGEDVTAGAVAVPAGTLLRPAHLGLLAATGCREVVVRRRPRVAVLATGAELGGASPQAILSSSASADDRIACDDDLPPGHLPDSNSVTIAAAVRAAGGEATVWGPAPDETDAFLALLARAAADADLVLTTGGISAGDHDVVKAALADHADTWFGSVAVKPGRPQGAGVLHVDGRDVPLVCLPGTPVAAYTSFRLFVEPALAALRGTATPREMRTLAAPATTSPERTVVLPARLAPDGRVRLLPGHAGHSQQLLADADVLLVLPPGPSLVAGETVEVLPL; encoded by the coding sequence ATGGCCGACTCCGTCGCGGCCCACCGCGCGCGGGTCCTCGGCGCGCTCGGGCCCGTGCCGACGGTCGCGGTGCCACTCGCCGCGGCCGCCGGGTGCGTGACCGCCGCGGACGCGGTGGCGGCCCTGGCCGTGCCGCGCTTCGACAACGCCGCCATGGACGGGTACGCCGTCCGCGCCCGTGACGTCGCCGGCCCCGCCACGCTCCCGGTCGCCGGCGTGGTCGCCGCCGGCGCCGCGTGGGAGGGACCGCTTCCCGAGGGTGCCGCGGTCCGGATCATGACCGGTGCGCCGGTCCCGGCCGACGCCGACGCCGTCGTGCCCTTCGAGTGGACCGACCGCGGCGCCGACCGCGTGCGCATCGACCGCGCCGTCGCCGCCGACCAGCACGTCCGCCGCGCCGGTGAGGACGTCACCGCCGGCGCCGTCGCCGTGCCGGCCGGCACCCTGCTGCGGCCGGCCCACCTCGGGCTGCTGGCCGCCACCGGGTGCCGGGAGGTCGTCGTACGCCGCCGCCCGCGGGTGGCCGTGCTCGCCACCGGCGCCGAGCTGGGTGGTGCGTCGCCACAAGCGATTCTGTCGTCGTCGGCGTCCGCGGACGACAGAATCGCTTGTGACGACGACCTGCCGCCGGGCCACCTGCCCGACAGCAACTCGGTCACGATCGCGGCGGCGGTGCGGGCCGCCGGGGGCGAGGCGACCGTCTGGGGTCCGGCGCCGGACGAGACCGACGCGTTCCTCGCCCTGCTCGCGCGGGCAGCGGCCGATGCGGACCTGGTCCTCACCACCGGCGGCATCTCCGCCGGCGACCATGACGTGGTCAAGGCCGCGCTGGCCGACCACGCCGACACCTGGTTCGGGTCGGTGGCGGTCAAGCCGGGACGACCGCAGGGTGCCGGCGTCCTCCACGTCGACGGCCGCGACGTGCCGCTGGTGTGCCTGCCGGGGACCCCGGTGGCGGCGTACACCTCGTTCCGGCTCTTCGTCGAGCCCGCCCTGGCCGCGCTCCGGGGAACGGCGACGCCACGCGAGATGCGGACGCTGGCCGCGCCGGCCACGACCTCGCCCGAGCGCACGGTCGTCCTGCCGGCGCGGCTGGCACCGGACGGCCGGGTCCGGCTGCTGCCCGGCCACGCGGGCCACTCCCAGCAGCTGCTCGCCGACGCCGACGTACTGCTCGTCCTCCCGCCGGGGCCGTCGCTGGTGGCGGGCGAGACGGTCGAGGTGCTCCCGCTCTAG
- a CDS encoding UTP--glucose-1-phosphate uridylyltransferase, giving the protein MGAPGLQAARAKMAAAGVPEVAIETFAHYYRLLQHGETGMIPESSIEPVDIPRLEDVEVTEEAATEALRRTAVIKLNGGLGTSMGMDRAKSLLCVRRGLSFLDIIARQALHLRSAYGATLPLMFMNSFRTSADTLDALGRYDDLPVEGLPLEFLQNKEPKLLAEDLTPVSWPDDPDLEWCPPGHGDVYTALRGTGLLDDLIEQGYRHVFISNSDNLAAVPDPKVAGWFAQSGAPFAIEAVQRMPSDKKGGHFARRKSDGRLVLRETAQTLPEDQEALADLDRHRYMSTNNLWFDTVAMKEVLDHRDGILGLPLIRNVKTVDPGDKSTPEVIQIESAMGAAIEVFDGAALIEVGRDRFVPVKTTNDLLVLRSDVYEIGQDFRLTQVATDLPYVDLDADHYKMVGDFDQRFPEGAPSLAKASSLRVEGDWTFGHGVSVIGDVDLESDQPQRVAPGETLGNG; this is encoded by the coding sequence ATGGGTGCACCTGGATTGCAAGCCGCCCGCGCCAAGATGGCCGCGGCCGGCGTGCCTGAGGTCGCGATCGAGACGTTCGCGCACTACTACCGGCTGCTGCAGCACGGCGAGACCGGCATGATCCCCGAGTCGAGCATCGAGCCGGTCGACATCCCGCGCCTGGAGGACGTCGAGGTCACCGAGGAGGCCGCCACCGAGGCGCTGCGGCGTACGGCGGTGATCAAGCTCAACGGCGGGCTCGGCACCTCCATGGGCATGGACCGCGCGAAGTCGCTGCTGTGCGTGCGCCGCGGGCTCAGCTTCCTCGACATCATCGCGCGGCAGGCGCTCCACCTGCGCTCGGCGTACGGCGCCACGCTGCCGCTGATGTTCATGAACTCCTTCCGCACCTCCGCCGACACCCTCGACGCGCTGGGCCGCTACGACGACCTCCCCGTCGAGGGGCTGCCGCTGGAGTTCCTGCAGAACAAGGAGCCCAAGCTCCTGGCCGAGGACCTCACGCCGGTCTCGTGGCCCGACGACCCGGACCTGGAGTGGTGTCCGCCCGGCCATGGTGATGTCTACACGGCGCTGCGCGGCACCGGCCTGCTGGACGACCTGATCGAGCAGGGCTACCGCCACGTCTTCATCTCCAACTCCGACAACCTCGCCGCCGTGCCGGACCCGAAGGTGGCCGGCTGGTTCGCCCAGAGCGGGGCGCCGTTCGCGATCGAGGCGGTCCAGCGCATGCCCTCGGACAAGAAGGGCGGCCACTTCGCCCGCCGCAAGTCCGACGGCCGGCTGGTGCTCCGTGAGACCGCGCAGACGCTGCCCGAGGACCAGGAGGCGCTGGCCGACCTGGACCGCCACCGCTACATGTCGACCAACAACCTGTGGTTCGACACCGTGGCGATGAAGGAGGTCCTCGACCACCGCGACGGCATCCTCGGCCTGCCGCTGATCCGCAACGTCAAGACCGTCGACCCCGGCGACAAGTCCACCCCCGAGGTCATCCAGATCGAGTCGGCGATGGGTGCGGCGATCGAGGTCTTCGACGGTGCCGCGCTGATCGAGGTCGGCCGCGACCGGTTCGTGCCGGTCAAGACCACCAACGACCTGCTGGTGCTGCGCTCGGACGTCTACGAGATCGGCCAGGACTTCCGGCTCACCCAGGTCGCCACCGACCTGCCCTACGTCGACCTCGACGCCGACCACTACAAGATGGTCGGCGACTTCGACCAGCGGTTCCCCGAGGGGGCGCCGTCGCTGGCGAAGGCCTCCTCGCTGCGCGTCGAGGGCGACTGGACCTTCGGTCACGGGGTGTCGGTGATCGGCGACGTCGACCTGGAGTCCGACCAGCCGCAGCGCGTCGCCCCGGGCGAGACCCTCGGCAACGGCTGA
- a CDS encoding 5-formyltetrahydrofolate cyclo-ligase: protein MAPSHRPEPSAAKTALRDQLLTARNRLSPAGIGAASRAIADHLLASAEVRRAATIGCYVSVGTEPGTSLLLDDLRTAGKRVLLPVLQRDNDLDWALYAGPASLASARLGLLEPVTRPLGPDAIGTADVVLLPGLAASPAGMRLGRGGGSYDRALARLHPGTWTCVLLHEGETGHDVPAEPHDRPVDAAATPSGVVRFRHG from the coding sequence GTGGCGCCTTCACATCGCCCCGAGCCAAGTGCCGCCAAGACGGCCCTGCGGGACCAGCTGCTCACCGCCCGCAACCGCCTCTCCCCCGCCGGGATCGGGGCGGCCTCCCGCGCGATCGCGGACCACCTCCTCGCGAGTGCGGAGGTACGCCGCGCGGCCACCATCGGCTGCTACGTCTCCGTCGGCACCGAGCCCGGCACCTCGCTGCTGCTCGACGACCTCCGCACGGCCGGCAAGCGGGTGCTGCTGCCCGTGCTGCAGCGGGACAACGACCTCGACTGGGCGCTCTACGCCGGCCCCGCCTCACTCGCGTCGGCGCGCTTGGGCCTGCTCGAACCGGTCACCCGACCGCTCGGACCGGACGCGATCGGCACCGCCGACGTCGTACTGCTGCCGGGGCTCGCCGCCTCGCCGGCCGGCATGCGGCTGGGGCGCGGTGGCGGCTCCTACGACCGGGCGCTGGCACGGCTGCACCCCGGCACCTGGACCTGCGTGCTGCTGCACGAGGGCGAGACCGGCCACGACGTGCCGGCCGAGCCGCACGACCGCCCGGTCGACGCCGCGGCCACCCCGTCGGGCGTGGTGCGCTTCCGCCACGGCTGA
- a CDS encoding 2'-5' RNA ligase family protein, translating into MPDHALELTLAATSADAVTGLWQVLRDAGLPSLADHRGTTNAPHLTLAAAPDLTEAVVAPAAIPVAPLLPADLAVRGLVVLGTGRRVALALLVEPEAGFAAAVADLRRRVPDLRHPGWVPHVSLALRLPREFVPQAWTVLEAHAPPATLRADRLRWWDPDRGRVRWLGGAPGAQ; encoded by the coding sequence GTGCCCGACCACGCGCTCGAGCTGACCCTGGCCGCGACGTCGGCCGACGCCGTCACCGGGCTGTGGCAAGTGCTGCGCGACGCAGGGTTGCCGTCGCTGGCCGACCACCGCGGCACCACCAACGCCCCGCACCTGACGCTGGCCGCGGCCCCCGACCTCACCGAGGCAGTGGTGGCCCCGGCGGCGATCCCCGTCGCGCCGCTGCTGCCCGCCGACCTCGCGGTGCGGGGCCTCGTGGTCCTCGGCACCGGCCGGCGCGTCGCCCTGGCGCTGCTCGTCGAGCCCGAGGCGGGGTTCGCCGCGGCCGTGGCCGACCTGCGGCGCCGGGTGCCCGACCTGCGGCACCCGGGGTGGGTGCCGCACGTCAGCCTCGCGCTGCGACTGCCACGCGAGTTCGTGCCGCAGGCGTGGACGGTGCTGGAGGCGCACGCGCCACCGGCCACGCTGCGTGCCGACCGGCTGCGGTGGTGGGACCCCGACCGCGGACGGGTGCGGTGGCTCGGCGGTGCCCCCGGTGCGCAGTGA
- a CDS encoding penicillin acylase family protein, with translation MAEDTETPRPRRRFRSLPGPVRWSTYVGVVVVLAIIAGLVAGVVVVRRSFPDASGTLEARGLESEVDVVRDEHGVPQIYADSMHDLMLAQGFVHAQERFFEMDVRRHATAGRLAEMFGEAGLESDMVVRTLGWRRVAEQELSLLEPETRDLLDAYAEGVNAYLSDRSPSQVSLEYTVLGLGGLDYTIEDWTAVDSVAWLKAMAWDLRGNLDDEIGRALSTAAVGEGRAADLYPSYPFQAHQPIVTQGAVVDDVFEQDAVTGGTRLPQRPPLGDGAAAALARTSGVVDAVPELLGRGDGVGSNGWVIGGERSETGAPILANDPHLGVSLPGVWMQVGLHCRNVDADCPMDVAGFSFSGVPGVVIGHNADIAWGFTNLGADVTDLYVERIEGDTWRSGRESLPLRSRSERIDVHGGDPVEITVRSTDHGPILSDLADDVGLGDNTEGVLDSGVVPTEGSWEYAVSLAWTALEPRPTMDALFELNTATGWQSFRSALSGFAVPGQNVVYADTEGHIGYQATGRVPIRKSGTQGLVPAAGWRPENDWTGQYVPFDALPRLLDPDSGVIVTANQAVIGPDYPYYLTEDWSRGYRSSRINGLVGGDETLGVEDMHQVQLDEEHPLRDVLVPYLLEPRLGNDYYRDAQELLRDWDGQASADSAAAAYFNAVWDQLLERTFHDELPEGLRPDGGQRWYAVVSNLLRDADAPWWDDVSTPSVEGRDQVIADAMRAARDELTARLSPNVDEWEWGQLHELDLRSATLGESGVDLVERMFNRGGWEVGGGTSLVNALAWDAAEGFEVTTGPSMRMVVDLDDLDASRWVNLTGVSGHAFHPHYTDQTDLFARGDNLPWAFSREAVDAAAEDTLTLQPE, from the coding sequence ATGGCTGAAGACACCGAGACCCCTCGACCTCGCCGTCGGTTCCGGTCGCTGCCGGGTCCGGTGCGCTGGAGCACCTACGTCGGCGTCGTCGTGGTCCTCGCGATCATCGCCGGGCTCGTCGCGGGCGTGGTCGTCGTACGCCGCTCCTTCCCCGACGCCTCCGGCACGCTCGAGGCGCGCGGCCTGGAGAGCGAGGTGGACGTCGTGCGCGACGAGCACGGCGTCCCGCAGATCTATGCCGACTCCATGCACGACCTGATGCTGGCGCAGGGCTTCGTCCACGCGCAGGAGCGGTTCTTCGAGATGGACGTCCGTCGCCACGCCACCGCCGGCCGCCTCGCGGAGATGTTCGGCGAGGCCGGGCTGGAGAGCGACATGGTCGTGCGCACCCTCGGTTGGCGCCGGGTCGCCGAGCAGGAGCTGTCGCTGCTGGAGCCCGAGACCCGGGACCTGCTCGACGCCTATGCGGAGGGCGTCAACGCCTACCTCTCCGACCGGTCGCCGTCGCAGGTCTCCCTGGAGTACACCGTGCTGGGGCTCGGCGGCCTCGACTACACCATCGAGGACTGGACCGCGGTCGACTCGGTGGCGTGGCTGAAGGCCATGGCGTGGGACCTGCGGGGCAACCTGGACGACGAGATCGGGCGCGCCCTGAGCACGGCCGCGGTCGGCGAGGGTCGCGCCGCGGACCTCTATCCCTCCTACCCGTTCCAGGCCCACCAGCCGATCGTCACCCAGGGCGCGGTGGTCGACGACGTCTTCGAGCAGGATGCGGTCACCGGCGGCACCCGCCTGCCGCAGCGGCCGCCCCTCGGTGACGGCGCGGCGGCGGCCCTGGCGCGCACCAGCGGCGTCGTCGACGCGGTCCCCGAGCTGCTCGGCCGCGGTGACGGCGTGGGCAGCAACGGCTGGGTCATCGGCGGCGAGCGCAGCGAGACCGGTGCCCCGATCCTGGCCAACGACCCCCACCTGGGGGTGTCGCTCCCCGGCGTGTGGATGCAGGTCGGGCTCCACTGCCGGAACGTCGACGCGGACTGCCCGATGGACGTCGCCGGCTTCAGCTTCTCCGGCGTCCCCGGCGTGGTCATCGGCCACAACGCCGACATCGCGTGGGGCTTCACCAACCTCGGCGCCGACGTGACCGACCTCTACGTGGAGCGGATCGAGGGCGACACCTGGCGCAGCGGGCGCGAGTCGTTGCCGCTGCGCTCCCGGAGCGAGCGCATCGACGTCCACGGCGGCGACCCGGTCGAGATCACCGTGCGGTCCACCGACCACGGCCCGATCCTGTCCGACCTCGCCGACGACGTGGGCCTGGGCGACAACACCGAGGGCGTCCTGGACTCCGGGGTGGTGCCCACCGAGGGCTCGTGGGAGTACGCCGTCTCCCTTGCCTGGACCGCGCTGGAGCCCCGACCGACGATGGACGCGCTCTTCGAGCTCAACACGGCCACCGGCTGGCAGTCCTTCCGCAGTGCCCTGTCGGGGTTCGCGGTGCCCGGGCAGAACGTCGTCTACGCCGACACCGAGGGCCACATCGGCTACCAGGCCACCGGACGGGTCCCGATCCGCAAGTCCGGCACGCAGGGCCTGGTCCCGGCCGCCGGCTGGCGGCCGGAGAACGACTGGACCGGCCAGTACGTCCCCTTCGACGCGCTGCCGCGGCTGCTGGATCCGGACTCCGGCGTCATCGTGACCGCCAACCAGGCCGTCATCGGGCCCGACTACCCCTACTACCTGACCGAGGACTGGTCGCGCGGCTACCGCTCCTCGCGGATCAACGGCCTCGTCGGCGGCGACGAGACGCTGGGCGTCGAGGACATGCACCAGGTGCAGCTGGACGAGGAGCACCCGCTGCGCGACGTCCTGGTGCCCTACCTGCTCGAGCCGCGGCTCGGCAACGACTACTACCGCGACGCCCAGGAGCTGCTGCGCGACTGGGACGGCCAGGCCAGCGCCGACAGCGCAGCGGCGGCGTACTTCAACGCGGTGTGGGACCAGCTGCTCGAGCGGACCTTCCACGACGAGCTGCCCGAGGGGCTCCGCCCCGACGGCGGCCAGCGGTGGTACGCCGTCGTGAGCAACCTGCTGCGCGATGCCGACGCCCCGTGGTGGGACGACGTCTCGACCCCGTCGGTGGAGGGGCGTGACCAGGTGATCGCCGACGCGATGCGAGCCGCGCGCGACGAGCTCACCGCCCGGCTCTCGCCCAACGTCGACGAGTGGGAGTGGGGCCAGCTGCACGAGCTGGACCTGCGCTCGGCGACCCTCGGCGAGTCCGGAGTCGACCTGGTGGAGCGGATGTTCAACCGCGGCGGCTGGGAGGTGGGCGGCGGCACGTCGCTGGTCAACGCCCTGGCCTGGGACGCCGCCGAGGGCTTCGAGGTCACCACCGGCCCCTCGATGCGGATGGTGGTCGACCTCGACGACCTCGACGCGTCGCGGTGGGTCAACCTCACCGGCGTCTCCGGCCACGCCTTCCACCCGCACTACACCGACCAGACTGACCTGTTCGCACGCGGCGACAACCTGCCGTGGGCGTTCTCGCGGGAGGCGGTCGACGCGGCGGCGGAGGACACCCTCACGCTCCAGCCGGAGTGA
- a CDS encoding FmdB family zinc ribbon protein yields the protein MPTYQYACTACDHAFEEVQSFSDDALTVCPECEGRLRKVFNAVGVVFKGSGFYRTDSRKGSGESSGSSSSSSSSSSSSESSGSSSSSSSSSGSSNGSTSSSSGGSAGKSAASSAD from the coding sequence ATGCCGACCTACCAGTACGCCTGCACCGCCTGCGACCACGCCTTCGAGGAGGTCCAGAGCTTCTCCGACGACGCCCTGACCGTCTGCCCCGAGTGCGAGGGCCGGCTGCGCAAGGTCTTCAACGCGGTCGGCGTGGTGTTCAAGGGCTCCGGGTTCTACCGCACCGACAGCCGCAAGGGCTCCGGTGAGTCCTCGGGCTCGTCCTCCTCGAGCTCCTCGTCCAGCTCCTCCTCGGAGTCCTCGGGCTCCTCGTCCTCGTCGAGCTCCTCCTCGGGCTCGTCCAACGGCTCGACGAGCAGCTCCTCGGGCGGTTCGGCCGGCAAGTCCGCGGCCTCCTCCGCCGACTGA
- a CDS encoding SAF domain-containing protein, with amino-acid sequence MDATTPPLTGLRNRAIGVRRLVLRRRRALAVLLTVVAVGAGLSATAPPAPETVAVTVTAGPLPAGTVLAQDDVTTVRMPPAAAPAAPVTDPVGATLAGPMGAGEPLTAQRVLGSDLTAAAPGRTAVPVRIGDAAQADLLRVGMRIDLLATDPQQGTTATVATDVTVLGLPADATAGAGGATAGRVVVLGMPDAAVAPVTAATVAKYVTFAWVPV; translated from the coding sequence ATGGATGCGACCACGCCGCCCCTGACCGGCCTGCGCAACCGCGCGATCGGCGTACGCCGCCTCGTGCTGCGGCGACGACGTGCCCTCGCGGTGCTGCTCACCGTGGTCGCCGTCGGGGCCGGCCTCAGCGCCACCGCGCCGCCTGCGCCGGAGACCGTCGCGGTCACGGTCACTGCCGGCCCCCTTCCCGCGGGCACGGTGCTGGCACAGGACGACGTCACCACGGTCCGGATGCCGCCGGCCGCCGCGCCCGCGGCACCCGTGACCGACCCGGTGGGTGCCACACTGGCCGGGCCGATGGGCGCCGGCGAGCCGCTGACCGCCCAGCGCGTGCTCGGATCCGACCTCACCGCCGCGGCGCCGGGACGGACCGCGGTGCCGGTCCGGATCGGCGACGCCGCCCAGGCCGACCTGTTGCGGGTCGGGATGCGCATCGACCTCCTCGCCACGGACCCCCAGCAGGGCACGACGGCGACCGTGGCCACCGATGTCACCGTCCTCGGCCTGCCCGCGGACGCCACCGCGGGCGCTGGCGGCGCGACGGCCGGACGGGTGGTGGTCCTGGGGATGCCCGACGCGGCAGTCGCACCGGTCACCGCCGCCACCGTGGCGAAATACGTGACATTCGCGTGGGTACCGGTCTAA
- a CDS encoding MscL family protein, with translation MSGFKNFLLRGNLIEIAVGLIIALSFAEVVNTFVAWLTAQMPDSVDNIFSNDPNSFGAFLNAVVAFVILGAVVYFLIVTPYTKAKERFFPEEATGPSETELLIEIRDALKSQQG, from the coding sequence ATGTCCGGGTTCAAGAACTTCCTGCTCCGCGGCAACCTCATCGAGATCGCCGTCGGCCTGATCATCGCCCTGTCCTTCGCCGAGGTCGTCAACACCTTCGTCGCCTGGCTCACCGCCCAGATGCCGGACAGCGTCGACAACATCTTCAGCAACGACCCCAACAGCTTCGGTGCGTTCCTGAACGCGGTCGTCGCCTTCGTCATCCTCGGCGCCGTCGTCTACTTCCTCATCGTCACGCCCTACACCAAGGCCAAGGAGCGGTTCTTCCCCGAGGAGGCCACCGGCCCGTCCGAGACCGAGCTCCTCATCGAGATCCGCGACGCCCTGAAGTCGCAGCAGGGCTGA